The segment tctgtaaaagcggactttttggtacttttttgttctacaaaaggcactttttgagttttctataaaatttaacctagaaaaatgaaatgaagcatgtagaccccggagtaaatgagaatctataaaggggactttttggtactttttcgttcttcaaaaggtactttttgaatttcctataatattgaacctagaaacatgaaattaagaatgtagagcccggagtaaatgagaatctataaaaggggactttttggtattttttcgttcttcaaaaggtactttttgaacttcctataatattgaacctagaaacatgaaattaagaatgtagagccggaataaatgagaatctataaaaggggactttttggtattttttcgttcttcaaaaggtactttttgaatttcctataatattgaacctagaaacatgaaattaagtatgtagaggatggattaagtgagaacctataaaaggggactttttggtactttttcgttcttcaaaaggtactttttgaatttcctataatattgaacctagaaacatgaaattaagaatgtagagcccggagtaaatgagaatctataaaaggggactttttggtattttttcgttcttcaaaaggtactttttgaacttcctataatattgaacctagaaacatgaaattaagaatgtagagcccggagtaaatgagaatctataaaaggggactttttggtattttttcgttcttcaaaaggtactttttgaatttcctataatattgaacctagaaacatgaaattaagtatgtagaggatggattaagtgagaacctataaaaggggacttttggtactttttcgttcttcaaaaggtactttttggatttttgtataatattgaacctagaaacatgaaattaagcatgtagagcccggagtaaatgagaatatataaaggagactttttggtactgtttcgttctacaaaaggtactttttatgagaatctataaaaggggactttttggtattttttcgttcttcaaaaggtacttttttaatttcctataataatgaacctagaaacatgaaattaagtatgtagaggatggattaagtgagaacctataaaaggggacttttggtactttttcgttcttcaaaaggtactttttggatttttgtataatattgaacctaggaacgtgaaattaagcatgtagagcccggattaagtgaggacctataaaaggggactttttggtacttttccgttctttaaaaggtacattttgaattttctgtaatattgaacctagaaacatgaaattaagcgtttagagcctggattaagtgagaacctataaagggtactttttcgttcttcaaaaggtactttttgtgttttttataatattgatcctagaaacatgaaattaagcgtgtggagcccggagttaattagaatctttaaaagcaatcagggacttgagtaaatgaaaatttaaactggaatattttctggtactttttgaacttaggaacataaaattaaataaaataggtcctttggtactttttcgtacttcactggtactggtacttttagagctttctaaaatattgaatatataaacataaaattaaacacgaaaattgaaaaagcatactctggtacttttttgttcttttactaatacttttcgaattttctataatattgaacctaaaaacattaaattggacatgtagcttcctgattgtataaaaatctttatgtgtttttttttggtttctggttgaaaattaaacatgcgtcatcctgatttaatgaaaatatataaaaaggcactgtctagtactttttccttcttcaactgttttttctaattttctgtaatattgagactagaatcataaaatcaaacttaaagagttctctaaaaggggaatttttgatattgcagatatatatacatttacaataatgatatttattttattccattacgatgagggtagcgaagcacactgggtatagctatttataagtataaatttaatcataatatgttgCTGTACGATTTTTTTATCTCAAccatgttttctttttgtatacaatattttcattaatgaCCCTCTGGcacaaatttccaatttttttatattctttatgatgttttaaaaaattatgtatttacttTAAACATGACGACCAAGACCCACGAGTTCATAAGAAAACATTGTCTCTCTAATTTGGTTTCAATAGTTTACTGCTTAAAAGTAAACAAGTTTCTTTTCTTATTCAAAATTAACACACATTTTAACCATTTGCTAACctttaatattaacaatagcaataaaacatgtttaaatatgATGTTCTATTATTTagcacttttaaaaattaaatcactCAGTTATTATAAAAGTAATACCAGTATTAAGACTAAAACCCAAAACCACAAAATTAATGATGATGGTGCTTTATCTGTTTCAATCAAAGATCCAACAGTCAAAAACATTCTATATACCAGTTTGCCTTCTAAAGTTCTTTTAAGTTTATTACTATTGAACTCTTATTTAACTTCTTATATTAAAACATCatcaaatgtattttatttatttaatttagaaaaaatctatAGAATCAAATAAAGTTAGCTTAAAATGACGTTTTAAATATTGGTATGTAAATGTCTAAATAAAAACGACAAATCTAaagcaacataaatatttaagaatcgGTTGTTAAATCAAACAGTACAAGCTCAAACAATGATCCGCACATTGATCTACTCAACGATCTTTCCCCCCCTTAGAAGCAGCAACTAGATAGACAGACATAAAGACCAGCATGcttatcatatatatatatatttttgtattctaAGACCAGTTAGTTACCTGTCTTACATATCAattaattcattcatttgtCAGTTCTACAAAACGACGCTAATGAACAACACTTTgttgtcaattttttttttagattttaagttttgttgttgttttaattaaccATAGTTACTATGTAAGGTGTCTCACGCTTAAAACATTAGTGTGCTTTCATGTCTATGCTTTTGCTTGAGTGTTTGAGAAGCGTGCGCATAATTTACAATATGATCATATTATTGACATGTAGTATATTGGGTAAGTGGTAAAGTAATTTCGGTATTCTTATATGTTATATATCAGTTACAAAAATGTTAGCTTAACACCGCCCACTGCGATTGAAAAGTTGACAAATTTGTTTTTCCGTGTGTAACGCTAAGAATAATTCATCTGGGACGATTTAGCTATAAacatagatatattttttatatacatatattattatgCAATGATGTTTACGGATAGGTTTATTATTGTACAAAGCTTTCATATTAGGTCCACTTCCCAAAGTCACATTAATGCACATATTTCAATGAATAATACAATGCCATTTTTCCCAGTTATCAGCGATAACTTTTATACTAGTTCcactttcttaaaaaagaaattgataaaaattcaTCAGAAATGTATTTAAAGTATCTATAGGTTAATATCAAAAAGTTTCGAACAATAAggtaaaattttgaacataatcCTTTCCGATTGCGATGAAATTCGGACCACATACTCCTTACGGGCTGATTCTCATAAAATGTGGTTGAGATATTGGCTTTGAATAAActtattgctttaaaaaatggtttaaaagtCGGGGGATGGGGTAAGAAGTTGTTAGGGTAAGTTAAAGTCCGATTTTTCGGACTATACGAAAAATCGGACTATTGTTTCTCTTATCGCTCTAACAAGAGATTTTTGCTCGTAAGAAACATATCTAtgcgctatacttttatttttatgtctgTAATGAACGtgaaagttattttctgaggggggccttatatggggagtaGAGTCAATTGTGGAGCAATACTCCTAAAATTTGATGaagagattttaatttgtaaaaaactttttttttgaatttcataCTAATCATACTAAACACTTTATATATgaggagtagggtcaattatggaccgaaccGAATGTTGCtcatattaaacttatttatacaGTTAAAGCTGTTTTATAGCGGCCATTCGGACTCAATCGACAGACACTCAAATGGACATAgcaagatcgtcttagaattttcTAATATCTGTATATACTTTTCGTGGGTCTATGGCcgatatttcaatgtgttacaaacggaatacaATTTTGAGAAtaggtataaaaaatatacattttgtacCCGCGAGCTCCAGAATATGCTAAAAATACCCATTCGAAGAACGAAAAAGCACTAAAAAGTCTTCATTTATAGGTTCTCTCTTACTCCTGGCTCTGCaagcttaattttaaatttccaggaaaaacttaaattgcaaaataatgaGTTGAGATGCTAAAAAAATCTCTATTCACTACTTTTTCTTTAGCATTTTATCTCATTATATTAACACGGTattgtcattggaggcaagtacttctcgcttacaaatagggtagagtaagttgttttgtttttaataataaaaaggagccAGTGAGAACTCGTACCAGGGACTttagaaaataaagtacttttatatcagattaaaataaagtaattacttgagtacttaaaagtaatgcagacggcaaGTAAAcagtcattaaaaagtaattggtTATGGATGTATAACCCGTTACTGAGTTTTTGTTGGGAATGTctcaaaattctaaaattgtttAGAGGTTGTCTGAAATTTTTGCTCACATCTCCTCTATTTATATTCAGATTTTGTCAGATGAAAATGCTTTCAAAAGCTTGACTGACGGAATTGTGGCCCTAAATGAAAATGGACCTTCAGAAAACAGACAGATGGATAGACAAACATatagacagaaagacagacggacTGTTCTTAACCGACTCCGCTTCTATATATGAGGACtcggaatatatatattttataggatCGGAAAGTATTGTTGATGAAATTATAAACGGattaaacgattttttaaaatataccttCCTCATGAAGACGAGACGTCGACTgctttttgaaagcttttatttaacttGCTTTGTTGgttaatacaaattttgtaacttaattttcaaccagTTTCCGTGGCCCAATTTGGCTTTAGGTgtacaaaacataaaaacaccTATAGACAATGCAATGTTGGGTACAAAAAATCGGAATTAagaagaatttaattaaatttaaaattaaataattttcaaatatatacgCGAGTACACCCTgtggtttttaaattaaaaaatggtttgtgaatttgaaaacacgggcatggtcgaccatatgatacacaACACAAGTCATtctgttaaaaatgttgattattatttttttttaataaagcatttaatttgtttgtaaagggatgaaaatttttacttcttttgGCAATAGGGatgattttctacaagaggggctcataggggagtataGGTATATATGGGCCTTGGAAATTTCGGTAGAGGAATTTACTTTTACTTcaatgttatttatgtagattttaaccTTCGAGTCATTTctgatcattaaaaaaaatctgatcattataaaaatggttctataaaactaagtagatcatttaacgtaattatgagcttTAATGCTCGATTCGGGGGTGCGGTTGTGTGTAGGCTAAGCGAAAAAATTaaacgatttcaaccattttcaatagcgttggTCCTTGaatcaaaagaagagtatgtgcaaATGTCATGGACTCAGGGGATGACCCCTACTTATGCGAAGCATTGTcttggaactaggaaaataggatGTGGGAAGGAGGATAAAGAGAGTaatgtttgtggacatttgatttaaatcttcttatatcgaaagtggcaagggaatacctctgcaggaagtttattccacatacacattccattatagtatcgatagaacagtgaaatacaccccatgttgcgacggtgctccagtgaatcaatagatTTGGATACCCTACTGccaccgataagtaccttcgccctctcctgtacgcggtcgagtagctccaaaatagacttcgaagctccggccCATACATAAGAGTTGTAGTCAATTTTCGGTCAGATATAAGTGGTGTTAATAGTAAGAATATCAGATGGAGTTTCTGATTCCATAATATTTATACCTCCCATATATATAGATGGAACAATAGTATCTGCCAagcgtttatgtgttaaaaaacaacattgagtctTACGGGCGTTCAAATCGACCattcagagatttttatcaagttttttttttattcatattgtgCCTCATTGCCCCAATCTCTAGAGGGCTTGGCCTATGATTGAATGAATAAGAATGGCAGATACTGCCGTCATCCGCAAAAGAGTAGATAGagttggaagtttgacatagaaggtCATTTATAAAGATAAGAAATAGGGTAGGTAAAGAAAGGAGCCTTGCGGTACCCTTGAAGTAAACTTGAACTCGTTTGATGAGATCCCATCTATAACAACACGTATAGTGCGATCTCTGAGAAAACTCGAAATAAATCGAGAGAAGTTATTATCGACACCAAATGCAATTAGTTTTGATACAAAAGCACCATGCCACACTTTAATCAAACGCCTTTGAAATATCTAAAGCCACCACTTTACTTTCGCCAAAATGCTGAATAGAATGACACCATTTATCTGGCACGGTAATTTTTAGGATTATTAGCATCTCCCTTTTTAGGAATTGGCGTTACATTAGCAATCTTCCAACATGCAATAAGTTTACCGGCATGCTATAGAATTCTGAAAATATTAGCTAATGGAGGAGCTAGCGTCGAAGAGCACTGCTTCAGGACCAGTGCCGGTATGACATCTGGTCCAGGAAAACTGCTAATACTATCTCCAATTCTTCACTTCTCTATACAGACATGTTTTTAATCTCAATTCCTTTTAACTTATGTATATTTCTATTATGAGAATTAGTTCTACCTAGTCTTCGTACAACAACATGAAATAACTTTTTCACACAACCAATAAATTTGCGATCAACaacaagaataaaataaatttaattttggcgTTGATGATGAGCAGCTGATATGttttattaatagttttcaaaaaaaatgaatCTTCTTTTTTTGTAGTCACAATATTAATTTACGGAGACATTTAGAAAACATAGAAGTATTAACACACAATTATGGACGTCTTCTATTCTGGCCAGAACGtatgtatattcatacatacgtCCGTCCATTGGACTATGTGTTtagaacaaataaattaatgattatttatataaaaaagcttttaaatgctttaaactacgtttgatttaaaaattaagcgGGAGTATAGAAAAGACTTTCAAGCGAAACAGAGGTGTGCCtgggaaaaataaattaacaaaacaacGCCATtggattaattaaaatatttataaaataaataattattaaaaaaaggatttttcaattaaatatttttttatataaaaaaaagaagtaaaacaaGAATTAATTAAGACAATATGatgaaatttgtatttgttttgtgtGTAGCTGTGGCTTTGATGCAACAAACCCAGGCTTTTAAAGTGGTCACTATACATAAaggtgtgtttgtgtgtttttcaaaaaaaaaaaaaaaaaaaaatgataaaataaataaatttactataaaattataattcaagGTGCCCCACCAGCTGCTGCTGCCTCTGCTCCTGCTGCACCCGCTTTTGATCCTTCTGCTTTATTACAAGGTGTACAATCTGCCATTGCTGGCAAATTACAACAAGTTCAAGCTTTGGTCGGTTCTTTGGTCCAACAAAAAACAGCTCTTAAACAAAATGCTTTGAATTCCTTGCAAAGCACTTTAGGTGGTGTTAAGAGTCAAGTTGGCAGCCTAGCTGGCAGTGTACAACCACCTTTTGTTATTCGCAAACAAATTTATGTTGGTGCTCCTCCCAAGCCAGCACCTGCACCAGCTCCCGAGTCCACTACTACAGCTGATGTTGATGCTACAACAACATCGGGttaatttcataataaatacGATTAAGCAGGCCAAAGTTAcagaatatttaatagaaaaaaaataaaaacgaatatTAGGTACCCGTAGTTCTTAAGTTGTGCtcacaaaataattataaacgatatttgtatgtatgtatttatgctaAATTAAAAGCATGTCTTTAAATTGTGTATAAAAgactttgaataaaatttaataaaattttttgttcttacTTCCATAGAGAAATTTGGGGTAATCACACCCTAGCCCCCtgtacaaactccccttcagaaaacgatttgaaggtcaaaattcactttgaagtagacgtaaattcatctaccaacatttatagaGTAAGGCCTTTATTTACCCCTACTCCAATATGAgctctcttgtagaaaatctcttattTCGTCTAgtaaaatattccggaataaagtgaaaaaacaactttaatgctttatttttaaaaaataattatcatttTTGTGTACTGATACTGAtatgtgtagggtatcatatggtcggcttaGCCAGActactttcatacttgttttatattgctGTAGCTTCTAGCTTTGGTactgaaaatggacaatatcggtcAACGCTTTCGACTACACATTATATATATGTTCCGATCAGAAAATGACATAaggctcataactggctaaatgAAGTATCTATAGCGATAATATTCAACAAAAGTAAGCACTATTGGCCCATAATCGTCCCTACACCCCATTAAAGGTCctctcagaaaatgactttatcgcatATAAGGAAGCATCTATAGcgatatagaaaacttaatatCATCGTTAAGTTTTGCACCctcgatgaaattcgatatgaACAAGTCTTTTAAGAGTCAAAATTTCAATACCAAATTCCATGAGTATCGATACATAATTGAGCCTGCCTCCCATATATAAATAGTTcccctcagaaaattactttaacgttcaATGCTTAAATAAGCAATAGATCGATAGAATTCCACATAAATAAGATCAGTGTAAACTAAAATCGTTGTAGAAAATTTGACGAATATCggttataattgaccctaccagttaaaacaaaaatcattctacaaaatttaagggAGTTgctcaattctaattcagttctagtttagttctgattagttctagttctgttatagtatAGAACTGTACTATAAcagattctagttcagttctagttcagttctggttcagttctagttcagttctagttcagttctagttcagttctagttcagttctagttcagttctagttcagttctagttcagttctagttcagttctagttcagttctagttcagttctaattcatttctagttcagttctagttgcgtactagttcagttcaagtttagttttagttcagctctgattgttctagttcagctctaatgtgttttgagttcatattaaagaacgtacaaagagtatcatttgaaggaagaaaaagttccaaaaatgaaataaattttacctaagtggaaagtactaataaaaaagtacaattttcccctttttgcttagaaatatactttttcgagaattaagtttacaaaatatcaCAGAAAAATCTCAAACgcttcaaatctgcattcatttgttccagaaaaatagtgctttcaaaaagtaccaaacaataatgaatagaattaaatttcctgtttttttctttttggtacttttttccccagtgaaaaagcaaacattttattacaataaatattacagagttagtccgtaatttaataggaataattcaataaactgaaaaagttttcttaatgtgctaaaaaaaagtaccataaatacagttttctcccttttacacccaaaaaggactaaattttaaataagtacgaacaggtgtctcataattttgagagatatatccaaaatatttagaaaatttaattatgttaattatgtTATGTtaagttataaagggctgaaaatggtaccaaaatcacctttgttacacatttttaccccttaaaagtacgaatttcaaaaaagtaccagactctcattttaagagtagatacaggtgcatttaaaatttttcttgtatcactaatattatgtaggataattatgaaaatctgttttacccgtttttccccctttttaccCCTAAATGTGCAAATGTCTAAAAATCCCTCcatagtggatctacataagcAGAAACTATCAAAAtgtctactgtcaaaatttcttgTTTGATTTTAgtttcagccgtttgggctgtacGATggtgaatcagtcagtcagtaacgctactcttttataggTATATGCAGAAGAATAAGAAGAAGATAATGTTCCAGTTTCGCTTAGCTCATGTACTTagttattaatgaaaataatattcaaaaaaacaCTTACCTTCAATTCGTAGGTCAATTATCCATAGATTCCAACTGCACTCAAGTATAGGATGTACTGAATACTGTTAACTTTATTATGGACTTGATATTGTATTGGCCAAACATTTTTgccattaaattttatattttttgatcattttatttacaattataaaTCATCTTTAATCCAATAACAGCTTactcttattattttttgtaataacaacaacaacgaccaaatattttctaacccacagcttttacatacatatatacataaatatacaactTTACTATTTTACcactttgtattttaataaccttctcaattaaacattaaaaacaaacacttgctctaataacaaaaacaactaacatGCAAATCGTAGTCTCCTCTCCTTGTTGCACTCTTTTCTTCTCACGCAAAAAACaaccaaataaaagaaaaacagcaaAACCGGCTGCGGCATTACAATTTTGccaaattttaaacacttttttaacttaattatttaactttcttttaaacaaattttacaccaAACTATTaagcaacattttattaataattttatgtaaaaaaaattaaaacattcacttttattttaaacattagatTAATATTAATTCGACAATAGAACACAAAACAACCGaacactttaaaaatttctagaaaactaaagaagaaaACACAACACCTCATACTcgttgcatacatatgtatgtacagatgttcatacatatttatttactcCTCTTgcaaacatatttacatttcGATTCAAAACAAcactaataacaataacaacaactaatgcatttttttacttatataacCACCAGCACCCTCCTCTTCATGACAACAAATTTTTGGTTCACACAACGAAtggcaaaacaaaagaaaaacagcgACCGGCCTCTGCGTAATAATTGCATGAATTTCTTTTccaaattttacacattttaaaaaaattccagaCAACTAAAGAAGAAGGCAAATAACTAAAAGAAGAGTGAATAGttaaagtgttgttgttgttattattagagCAATGTTTTGTGCCAGCAGTgatgaacaaattttaaaatgtactttttgctTTAGT is part of the Lucilia cuprina isolate Lc7/37 chromosome 3, ASM2204524v1, whole genome shotgun sequence genome and harbors:
- the LOC111683038 gene encoding uncharacterized protein LOC111683038 produces the protein MMKFVFVLCVAVALMQQTQAFKVVTIHKGAPPAAAASAPAAPAFDPSALLQGVQSAIAGKLQQVQALVGSLVQQKTALKQNALNSLQSTLGGVKSQVGSLAGSVQPPFVIRKQIYVGAPPKPAPAPAPESTTTADVDATTTSG